In Capillimicrobium parvum, a genomic segment contains:
- a CDS encoding DUF3352 domain-containing protein has product MVKTTFARRARRATLAACAGAVALGLAACGSGGGSGDANPAEAVPSSAPIYIQATLRPDGELKTNTENALKKILKTDDPGAKIVQGLESGDNKVSFKDDIEPWLGNDAGLFFTSFSGDNPVGAAVVASSDNDKAQAFIDKQTKGGKDKSYNDTSYRLDGDTAVGIVGDYLVAGSERGFRTVVDTVNGDGVENMSQNDEYNTALSSVGEQDALGTIYVSTNGLIDALARSGGVPAQTLSGVRQAIASSGGRATVAKLGVTQDAIAIDAATLGVKQSSNAPAAGNAAAALAALPGDSWLGFGVSSIGDRLRSGLQQITQLGSVGGTDVSGQLDTIQQQLGIDFERDLFSWMGDGGLFVRGTSIAQIGGALVVQSSDPTATKSAIRKIARLIPQVSPTTDVSAATGVAGADDGIAVTPSGFPFPILLVTAGDKFVAGVSKQAVEAAISPTSKLSDSPSFKQASAALSGVDPTFFFDVQPVLTLADGLGAGDDPQFARVRSYLQQFGSVAAGSKRDGDTQRFKLVLTLK; this is encoded by the coding sequence ATGGTCAAGACAACCTTCGCGCGCCGCGCGCGACGAGCCACGCTGGCCGCCTGCGCCGGCGCCGTCGCGCTGGGCCTCGCCGCCTGCGGCAGCGGCGGCGGAAGCGGCGACGCGAACCCCGCCGAGGCGGTTCCATCCAGCGCGCCCATCTACATCCAGGCGACGCTGCGGCCGGACGGCGAGCTCAAGACGAACACCGAGAACGCTCTCAAGAAGATCCTCAAGACCGACGACCCGGGCGCGAAGATCGTCCAAGGCCTGGAGTCGGGCGACAACAAGGTCTCGTTCAAGGACGACATCGAGCCGTGGCTGGGCAACGACGCCGGCCTGTTCTTCACGTCGTTCTCCGGTGACAACCCGGTCGGCGCCGCCGTCGTCGCGTCCTCGGACAACGACAAGGCCCAGGCGTTCATCGACAAGCAGACCAAGGGCGGCAAGGACAAGTCCTACAACGACACGTCCTACCGCCTCGACGGCGACACGGCCGTCGGCATCGTCGGCGACTACCTCGTCGCTGGCAGCGAGCGCGGCTTCCGCACGGTGGTCGACACCGTCAACGGCGACGGCGTCGAGAACATGTCGCAGAACGACGAGTACAACACGGCGCTCTCGTCGGTCGGCGAGCAGGACGCGCTCGGCACGATCTACGTCTCGACGAACGGGCTGATCGACGCCCTGGCCCGCTCGGGCGGCGTCCCGGCGCAGACGCTCAGCGGCGTGCGCCAGGCGATCGCCTCCAGCGGCGGCCGCGCGACGGTCGCCAAGCTCGGCGTCACGCAGGACGCGATCGCGATCGACGCGGCGACGCTCGGCGTCAAGCAGTCGTCGAACGCGCCCGCGGCGGGCAACGCCGCGGCGGCGCTCGCCGCGCTGCCGGGCGACTCGTGGCTCGGCTTCGGGGTGTCGTCGATCGGCGACCGCCTGCGCTCGGGCCTGCAGCAGATCACGCAGCTCGGCTCGGTCGGCGGCACGGACGTCAGCGGCCAGCTCGACACGATCCAGCAGCAGCTCGGCATCGACTTCGAGCGCGACCTGTTCAGCTGGATGGGCGACGGCGGGCTGTTCGTGCGGGGGACGTCGATCGCGCAGATCGGCGGCGCCCTCGTCGTGCAGTCGTCGGACCCGACCGCGACGAAGTCCGCGATCCGCAAGATCGCGCGGCTGATCCCGCAGGTCTCGCCGACCACGGACGTGAGCGCGGCGACCGGCGTGGCCGGCGCGGACGACGGCATCGCCGTCACCCCGTCGGGCTTCCCGTTCCCGATCCTGCTCGTGACCGCGGGCGACAAGTTCGTCGCGGGCGTCAGCAAGCAGGCGGTCGAGGCGGCGATCTCGCCGACGTCGAAGCTGTCGGACAGCCCCTCGTTCAAGCAGGCGTCGGCCGCGCTGAGCGGCGTCGATCCGACGTTCTTCTTCGACGTGCAGCCGGTGCTGACCCTGGCCGACGGCCTCGGCGCGGGCGACGATCCGCAATTCGCTCGGGTGCGGTCCTACCTGCAGCAGTTCGGCTCGGTGGCCGCGGGCTCCAAGCGCGACGGTGACACCCAGCGCTTCAAGCTGGTGCTCACGCTGAAGTAG
- the mraZ gene encoding division/cell wall cluster transcriptional repressor MraZ — protein MAFRGTFDYTLDAKNRLTVPAKFRASLSDGVVLAKRVAGCVAVWRPDDYDAYMQAALERFHPMSPEAEQLQRFFSANAHDTELDSAGRIMVPSFLLQHAALGKEVVVTGAGICLEVWDRGAWQEYNARLTDDVAAIQSRLGDAG, from the coding sequence TTGGCCTTCCGCGGCACCTTCGACTACACGCTGGACGCGAAGAACCGGCTGACCGTGCCTGCCAAGTTCCGCGCGTCGCTGAGCGACGGCGTGGTGCTGGCCAAGCGGGTCGCGGGCTGCGTGGCGGTGTGGCGTCCCGATGACTACGACGCGTACATGCAGGCCGCGCTCGAGCGCTTCCATCCCATGTCGCCCGAGGCGGAGCAGCTCCAGCGCTTCTTCTCGGCCAACGCGCACGACACCGAGCTCGACTCCGCCGGCCGCATCATGGTCCCGTCCTTCCTCCTCCAGCACGCCGCCCTCGGCAAGGAGGTCGTCGTCACCGGCGCCGGCATCTGCCTCGAGGTCTGGGACCGCGGCGCCTGGCAGGAGTACAACGCCCGCCTCACCGACGATGTCGCGGCCATTCAGTCCCGCCTTGGCGATGCTGGTTGA
- the rsmH gene encoding 16S rRNA (cytosine(1402)-N(4))-methyltransferase RsmH — MSAPHIPVLAEEAIELLAPSAGETMIDATFGAGGHSRRLAEHLGPAGTLIAIDRDPSAEERFEQLAAEVDCHTRFIRADFASALEGLVAEGLRADGVLLDLGISSMQVDTWERGFSYSYDAPLDMRMDPGQEFDARELVNTWDERRLARTLREFGDERYAGKIARAIVRARARRPLETTHELVDVITDAIPAPARFAGGHPAKRSFQAIRIAVNGELDQLDRALPSAWAVLRKDGRFAGISFHSLEDRRVKRFLVDRAQGCICPPDLPVCACGRTAEAALLSRRSVVPSADEIAANPRASSARMRAARKLRDEGEQG; from the coding sequence ATGAGCGCCCCCCACATCCCCGTCCTCGCCGAGGAGGCGATCGAGCTTCTCGCCCCCAGCGCGGGGGAGACGATGATCGACGCCACGTTCGGCGCGGGCGGCCACTCGCGGCGCCTCGCCGAGCACCTCGGCCCGGCCGGCACGCTCATCGCGATCGACCGCGACCCGTCGGCCGAGGAGCGCTTCGAGCAGCTCGCCGCCGAGGTCGACTGCCACACCCGCTTCATCCGCGCGGACTTCGCCTCGGCGCTCGAGGGCCTCGTCGCCGAGGGCCTGCGTGCCGACGGCGTGCTGCTCGACCTCGGCATCAGCTCCATGCAGGTCGACACCTGGGAGCGCGGCTTCTCCTACTCCTACGACGCGCCGCTGGACATGCGCATGGACCCGGGTCAGGAGTTCGACGCGCGCGAGCTCGTCAACACCTGGGACGAGCGACGCCTGGCGCGCACGCTGCGCGAGTTCGGCGACGAGCGCTACGCCGGAAAGATCGCCCGCGCGATCGTGCGCGCCCGCGCGCGCCGGCCGCTCGAGACGACCCACGAGCTCGTCGACGTCATCACCGACGCGATCCCGGCTCCGGCCCGCTTTGCCGGAGGCCACCCGGCCAAGCGCAGCTTCCAGGCCATCCGCATCGCGGTCAACGGCGAGCTCGACCAGCTCGACCGGGCGCTGCCGAGCGCATGGGCCGTGCTGCGCAAGGACGGCCGCTTTGCAGGGATTTCCTTTCACTCTCTTGAAGACCGGCGCGTGAAGCGCTTCCTGGTAGACCGGGCCCAGGGCTGCATCTGCCCGCCCGACCTGCCGGTCTGCGCCTGCGGGCGCACCGCCGAGGCGGCGCTGTTGAGCCGCCGTTCGGTCGTCCCCAGCGCCGACGAGATCGCCGCCAACCCGCGGGCCTCGTCGGCCCGCATGCGCGCCGCCCGCAAGCTGCGCGACGAAGGAGAGCAGGGATGA
- a CDS encoding FtsB/FtsL family cell division protein, which translates to MTPRMGSAATAAGSGHARKVRGSTATRGPRRVSGPARTPKGRGRRVTATRTTSERPPAGVLSGLGAFAPRRISGGAVVLPAPGRTRRRADGDRGLARRLGGLVEHPWLDRLLTGRVWIALIAVGLIGLVFMQVSLLKLNAGMGKDVERGEVLGRENAVLRADVSKLEAPDRIQQLALGAGMVLPAADQVTFLGKDGKRMSGAEVPAVAQASTATLPVTPQQQTAAAQAQTPVAPATTGTATTTGTATATATATGTPAPATTSATTPPAAVTQTTQTPVQAPVQIPTPAPAAATPPAPPAATTPPTSVTQQSATPPSTSTGTTVAGGAVAGG; encoded by the coding sequence ATGACGCCTCGGATGGGGAGCGCGGCCACCGCCGCCGGCTCCGGCCACGCTCGCAAGGTGCGCGGTTCCACGGCCACGCGCGGCCCGCGCCGCGTCTCCGGCCCCGCGCGCACGCCGAAGGGCCGCGGCCGCCGCGTGACGGCCACGAGGACGACGTCCGAGCGCCCGCCCGCGGGCGTGTTGAGCGGGCTCGGCGCCTTTGCGCCCCGCCGCATCTCGGGCGGCGCCGTCGTGCTGCCCGCGCCCGGGCGCACCCGCCGCCGCGCCGACGGCGACCGCGGCCTGGCCCGCCGCCTCGGGGGCCTGGTCGAGCATCCGTGGCTCGACCGGCTCCTCACCGGCCGGGTGTGGATCGCGCTCATCGCGGTCGGCCTCATCGGCCTCGTCTTCATGCAGGTGTCGCTGCTCAAGCTGAACGCCGGCATGGGCAAGGACGTCGAGCGCGGCGAGGTGCTGGGCCGCGAGAACGCCGTCCTGCGCGCCGACGTCTCCAAGCTCGAGGCGCCCGACCGCATCCAGCAGCTCGCGCTCGGCGCCGGCATGGTCCTGCCCGCGGCCGACCAGGTCACGTTCCTCGGCAAGGACGGCAAGCGCATGAGCGGCGCGGAGGTGCCCGCGGTCGCGCAGGCGAGCACGGCGACCCTCCCGGTCACGCCGCAGCAGCAGACGGCGGCAGCCCAGGCGCAGACCCCGGTCGCGCCCGCCACCACCGGCACCGCGACGACGACGGGCACCGCGACCGCGACCGCGACCGCGACCGGGACACCGGCCCCGGCCACGACGAGCGCCACGACTCCGCCGGCGGCCGTCACGCAGACGACCCAGACCCCGGTCCAGGCTCCCGTCCAGATCCCGACCCCGGCGCCCGCGGCCGCGACGCCGCCGGCTCCCCCGGCGGCCACCACGCCGCCCACCTCCGTGACGCAGCAGAGCGCCACCCCGCCGAGCACGTCCACCGGCACGACCGTGGCCGGCGGCGCGGTGGCCGGCGGTTAG
- a CDS encoding peptidoglycan D,D-transpeptidase FtsI family protein encodes MIDRRIGLLFAVFLLLLAFAGARSVWLGTVKASGLKHAASSQQVSTVTVPARRGAIIDRAGVPLAVSEPADDIAATPYLIKDPAGAAAKVSKILGIDEGALLKKLTRRDTGFVYVDRVVPADVAAKVENLDIEGLTLIPTSRRTYPRNWLASQLIGNVGIDGNGLSGLEYADDDLLHGSDGRRRLTKDAIGQPIGVREEKTARTGKTLRLTLDAAIQSKVEAVLSGVGEVYRPKGATAIVMDPNTGAILALANWPRVNANDVAGAPPYARQNQAVGTTYEPGSTFKAFTVSGALEEGKVTPSTSFNLAPQIQVADRTIGESHARGWATLTTAQILAESSNVGAITIGLKLGKVDFDRWVRRFGFGRPTGVDLPGEEMGIVPTPKQYSGSSMGNLPIGQGLSVTPMQMATAYSAIANGGILRRAHIVESVGGREIAKPKGHRVISGRTAASVRQMLQGVLAPGGTASEVSVPGYQLAGKTGTANKVDPTTGQYSDSKYVASFVGFAPAKNPKLLCAVMVDEPKGDIYGGSVAAPAFGQIMAFALPYLRIAPK; translated from the coding sequence ATGATCGACCGGCGCATCGGACTGCTCTTCGCGGTCTTCCTGTTGCTGCTCGCCTTCGCCGGCGCGCGGTCGGTGTGGCTCGGGACGGTCAAGGCGAGCGGGCTCAAGCACGCCGCCTCCAGCCAGCAGGTCTCGACGGTCACCGTCCCCGCGCGCCGCGGCGCGATCATCGACCGCGCGGGCGTGCCGCTCGCCGTCTCCGAGCCCGCCGACGACATCGCCGCGACGCCGTACCTCATCAAGGACCCCGCGGGAGCGGCCGCGAAGGTCTCGAAGATCCTCGGCATCGATGAGGGCGCGCTGCTCAAGAAGCTCACCCGCCGCGACACCGGCTTCGTCTACGTCGACCGGGTCGTCCCCGCGGACGTGGCGGCGAAGGTCGAGAACCTCGACATCGAGGGCCTCACCCTCATCCCGACCAGCCGCCGGACCTACCCGCGCAACTGGCTGGCCTCGCAGCTCATCGGCAACGTCGGCATCGACGGCAACGGGCTCTCGGGGCTCGAGTACGCCGACGACGACCTGCTGCACGGCAGCGACGGCCGCCGCCGGCTGACGAAGGACGCGATCGGCCAGCCGATCGGCGTACGCGAGGAGAAGACGGCCCGCACGGGCAAGACGCTGCGCCTCACGCTCGACGCGGCGATCCAGAGCAAGGTCGAGGCGGTCCTCAGCGGGGTCGGCGAGGTCTACCGGCCCAAGGGCGCCACTGCGATCGTCATGGACCCGAACACCGGCGCGATCCTCGCCCTCGCGAACTGGCCGCGCGTCAACGCCAACGACGTCGCGGGCGCGCCCCCGTACGCCCGCCAGAACCAGGCGGTCGGCACGACCTACGAGCCCGGGTCGACGTTCAAGGCCTTCACGGTGTCCGGCGCGCTCGAGGAGGGCAAGGTCACCCCGAGCACCTCGTTCAACCTGGCGCCCCAGATCCAGGTGGCCGACCGGACGATCGGCGAGTCGCACGCCCGCGGCTGGGCCACCCTGACGACCGCGCAGATCCTCGCCGAGTCCAGCAACGTCGGCGCGATCACCATCGGGCTCAAGCTCGGCAAGGTCGACTTCGACCGCTGGGTGCGGCGCTTCGGCTTCGGCAGGCCCACGGGCGTCGACCTGCCGGGCGAGGAGATGGGCATCGTCCCCACGCCCAAGCAGTACTCGGGCTCGTCGATGGGCAACCTGCCGATCGGCCAGGGCCTCTCGGTGACGCCGATGCAGATGGCCACCGCCTACTCCGCCATCGCCAACGGCGGCATCCTGCGCCGCGCCCACATCGTCGAGTCGGTCGGCGGGCGCGAGATCGCCAAGCCGAAGGGGCACCGCGTCATCTCCGGCAGGACCGCGGCGTCCGTGCGCCAGATGCTGCAGGGCGTGCTCGCGCCGGGCGGCACGGCGAGCGAGGTCTCGGTCCCCGGCTATCAGCTCGCAGGCAAGACCGGCACCGCGAACAAGGTCGATCCCACGACCGGCCAGTACTCGGACTCGAAGTACGTCGCGTCGTTCGTCGGCTTCGCGCCCGCGAAGAACCCGAAGCTCCTGTGCGCCGTCATGGTCGACGAGCCGAAGGGCGACATCTACGGCGGGTCCGTGGCCGCGCCGGCCTTCGGGCAGATCATGGCCTTCGCCCTGCCCTACCTTCGGATCGCGCCGAAGTGA